One region of Flavobacterium sp. KACC 22763 genomic DNA includes:
- a CDS encoding VanZ family protein, protein MPKQLLLIWAIICSGIITYFCLTDSSNIPAVSFPSIDKIVHFCFHFGFTISWILFFKKELKGKDSDDYKAYLISFIFSVFFGITIEILQSALTVTRASDVTDVLANALGAFVAVFSAIGFKKQIDKI, encoded by the coding sequence GTGCCTAAACAACTCTTATTAATTTGGGCAATTATCTGCTCTGGAATCATTACGTATTTTTGTCTAACAGATTCTAGTAATATACCAGCGGTTAGTTTTCCAAGCATTGATAAAATTGTACATTTCTGCTTTCATTTCGGATTCACCATTTCTTGGATTTTATTTTTCAAGAAAGAATTGAAAGGAAAAGATTCAGACGATTATAAAGCTTATTTGATTTCTTTTATATTTTCTGTCTTTTTTGGAATTACAATCGAAATTCTTCAAAGTGCTCTCACAGTAACAAGAGCTTCAGACGTGACAGACGTTTTAGCAAATGCACTTGGAGCCTTTGTGGCAGTTTTTTCTGCGATAGGATTTAAAAAGCAAATCGATAAAATATAA
- the gcvH gene encoding glycine cleavage system protein GcvH has translation MSIPANLKYTKDHEWVSIEGDVATVGITHFAQKELGDIVYVEVETLDQTLSKDEVFGTVEAVKTVSDLFLPLSGEIIAFNDDLESAPETVNSDPYGDGWMIKIKIADASEIDSLLSDQAYKDLIGA, from the coding sequence ATGAGCATACCAGCAAATTTAAAGTACACAAAAGATCACGAATGGGTTAGCATCGAAGGAGATGTTGCAACAGTAGGAATTACTCATTTTGCACAAAAAGAGTTAGGAGATATCGTGTATGTTGAAGTAGAAACTTTAGATCAGACACTTTCAAAAGATGAAGTTTTTGGAACTGTTGAGGCTGTAAAAACAGTTTCTGATTTATTCTTACCTTTATCAGGTGAAATCATTGCTTTCAATGATGATTTAGAAAGTGCTCCTGAAACAGTAAATTCAGACCCTTATGGAGATGGATGGATGATTAAAATAAAAATTGCTGATGCATCAGAAATCGATTCTTTATTATCTGATCAAGCTTATAAAGATTTAATCGGTGCCTAA